The proteins below come from a single Streptococcus canis genomic window:
- a CDS encoding Maff2 family mobile element protein — protein MEFFGQAVNVLKILVMAVGAGLGAWGVINLMEGYGNDNPGAKSQGIKQLMAGGGIVLIGLKLIPLLANVLK, from the coding sequence ATGGAATTTTTTGGACAAGCAGTCAATGTATTAAAGATTTTAGTAATGGCAGTAGGTGCAGGACTTGGAGCGTGGGGTGTTATCAATCTTATGGAAGGATATGGTAATGACAATCCCGGAGCAAAGTCTCAGGGGATTAAGCAGCTAATGGCGGGTGGAGGTATTGTTCTAATTGGATTAAAGCTGATTCCACTACTTGCTAATGTATTAAAGTAG
- a CDS encoding single-stranded DNA-binding protein, with protein MKQEMINIDANLLAEPTFSKFEKEGEKVEVANFTLVKKYGKGKEYINCAAYGEKAEIAKAFEKGDLIHIFGYFKKREKEGKTYKNFVVKSYNKIEKKEKNEEE; from the coding sequence ATGAAGCAAGAAATGATTAATATTGATGCCAACTTGTTGGCAGAACCGACTTTCTCAAAATTTGAAAAAGAGGGAGAAAAAGTGGAAGTTGCAAACTTCACGCTTGTAAAAAAGTACGGAAAAGGCAAGGAGTACATTAACTGTGCAGCTTATGGAGAAAAGGCAGAAATAGCAAAAGCCTTTGAAAAAGGCGATTTAATCCATATCTTTGGCTACTTTAAGAAGCGTGAAAAAGAGGGAAAGACTTACAAGAACTTTGTTGTGAAGTCATATAACAAGATTGAAAAGAAAGAAAAAAACGAGGAGGAATAA
- a CDS encoding PrgI family protein: MAYVPIPKDLKKVKTKVAFNLTKRQLIGFTIAGLIGIPIYLFMRKVVPNDIAVIFLIVSTLPIFFITLFEKDGLNFEKYFKYIYLHKFYQPQKRVRKEVYLERQKKDSAAKAHAKQKEVKNSKTGLKAK; this comes from the coding sequence ATGGCATATGTACCTATACCTAAAGACTTAAAGAAGGTAAAAACAAAGGTGGCATTTAACCTGACGAAAAGACAGCTTATCGGTTTTACGATTGCAGGACTTATTGGAATACCAATCTATTTATTTATGCGAAAGGTAGTTCCAAATGATATAGCAGTCATATTTCTCATTGTGTCCACTCTTCCTATATTTTTCATCACTCTTTTTGAAAAGGACGGACTTAACTTTGAGAAATATTTTAAGTATATTTACCTTCATAAATTTTATCAGCCACAGAAAAGAGTGAGAAAGGAGGTTTACCTTGAAAGACAAAAGAAAGATTCAGCAGCTAAAGCTCATGCAAAACAAAAAGAAGTTAAGAATTCAAAGACAGGACTTAAAGCAAAATAA
- a CDS encoding conjugal transfer protein, with protein sequence MNKRKTVFTAVVVGIGIMAVMDRIRIHSKVNALEERTKDIGSCHNDFCLIQKRYNRSTDEQIASIQEEIGSVYEHIEELSKEKEDGR encoded by the coding sequence ATGAACAAAAGAAAAACAGTATTTACAGCAGTAGTAGTTGGAATAGGTATTATGGCGGTGATGGATAGAATCAGGATTCACAGCAAGGTAAATGCTTTGGAAGAAAGAACAAAAGACATTGGTAGCTGCCATAATGATTTTTGCTTAATTCAGAAAAGATATAACAGAAGTACAGATGAACAGATTGCAAGTATTCAGGAAGAAATCGGCTCCGTATATGAGCATATAGAAGAACTTTCAAAGGAAAAAGAAGATGGGAGGTAA
- a CDS encoding VirB6/TrbL-like conjugal transfer protein, CD1112 family: MFGIFDKIEEFFKELLLGGIQANLESMFLDINDKVGVVATDVGKTPMGWNGDVFAFIKSINDSVIIPIAGLIITAVLCIELINMVMQKNNMHDTDTFEFFKYIIKMWIAVWLVSHAFEFSMAVFDVAQHMVNKAAGVINTSATVSGDQIVAMMDTLKEKELGELVMILFETSLIKVAIQVISVVIMLVVYGRMFEIYVYSSVSAIPFATMGNKEWGQIGTNYIKGLFAIGLQGLFLMVCLGIYAVLVKTIQITDIHTSTFTILGYAVLLGLMMLKSGTLAKSVLNAH; this comes from the coding sequence ATGTTTGGGATATTCGACAAAATAGAAGAATTTTTTAAAGAACTTCTACTGGGCGGTATCCAAGCAAATCTAGAGTCTATGTTTCTTGATATTAACGATAAAGTTGGTGTGGTTGCAACAGATGTAGGTAAAACGCCTATGGGGTGGAATGGAGATGTATTTGCCTTTATCAAAAGCATTAACGATTCCGTCATTATTCCCATAGCAGGGCTAATCATCACAGCAGTCCTTTGTATTGAGCTTATCAACATGGTAATGCAAAAGAACAATATGCACGATACGGATACCTTTGAATTTTTCAAGTACATCATAAAGATGTGGATTGCCGTATGGTTAGTATCTCATGCCTTTGAGTTTTCAATGGCGGTCTTTGATGTGGCACAACATATGGTAAATAAGGCGGCAGGGGTGATAAACACCTCTGCCACCGTTTCCGGAGATCAGATAGTGGCAATGATGGATACCTTAAAAGAAAAGGAACTTGGAGAACTTGTCATGATTCTCTTTGAAACCTCTCTCATCAAGGTTGCTATACAGGTAATCTCTGTTGTAATCATGCTTGTGGTTTACGGAAGAATGTTTGAGATTTATGTTTACTCATCGGTTTCAGCCATTCCCTTTGCCACAATGGGAAACAAAGAGTGGGGTCAGATTGGAACAAATTATATCAAAGGCTTATTTGCCATAGGACTACAAGGACTCTTTTTAATGGTTTGTCTTGGAATATATGCAGTATTAGTTAAGACAATACAGATAACAGATATACACACAAGTACCTTTACGATACTTGGATATGCGGTTTTGCTGGGGTTAATGATGTTAAAGAGCGGAACACTGGCCAAAAGCGTATTAAATGCACACTAA